The Anaerolineales bacterium region ACGCCATGATAAACCGAAATCCCCCCGGATAATGCCTTCGCTCGCACGCCGCCCTACGAGGTCTTTCATATATACAAGTTCGTTACAGCCCGTGACTCTAATTTCATATTCCCCTTGATCGTTCAGAACTTCCGATTCAACCGGTTTCCTGCATCCGACCACAACATCAGAAAAATACTCTCTGCCACCGATCACAACCGGGCCGGTGGGCCAGCCGGCGAACCAGCGGGTAAAGCGGTAAGGTAGATATAAGTCCAGTTCAAAATACGCCCGGATACGGGCAATATCATCTTCTGTAATTTGGAAACGACCGCTTTGCTGGATCTGCCTTAATCCCGCGAGCGGTCCTCCCGGTGCAAGATTCAGGAGCGCGTAGGTGGCAACGGCTGAAATAAACACCACTAGGACCATCTGGATAAGGCGTCGGACATAGTAAGCGGTCATAAGATCCTCGCAAGTAGGTAGTAGGATAGGTGTGCCTCTTGCGAGGCACACCTATTTATTCCTCTAGCACGTGCACACGTTGGGGTTATCGAATGAATAACTGAATATCGATATGTTCCCACGTGCCGCCGGCTTCAGTGTAGGTCTTGATCGTGCCCGCAGCTTCGGCATCCACCAAAGCCTGGGTGAGACCAGCCAACGTTTCGGAAGCCAGGATATCGACCTCACCACCGAGCAGCAAGCCTTCTGCGCTTTCGGGGGTAACGAACTGGATCACAAAGTTCGGGGTGGCAGGAGCGCCGCCGACCCAATATTCGTTCGCAGCAAAGACCATCTTTTCGCCCTTGACCCATTCAACGAGCTTGTAGGGACCATAGGAGAGCGGGGACTCAGCCACGCGAGGATCGGTCGCCCACTGGGCAGCAGGAAGATCACCCAATTGATGCGAGGGGTAGATCGGCCAAACGGGGACAAAGTATAGCGGATCCTGAACGCCAGGAACCCAGGTCTGAACGTAGCCGACCGCATCCGTGAGGAATTCGACACCAGCGGTCTTATCGCAGGTGATGAAGGAGGTCGCGCCGGATTCGGGATCGCAAGCGATCTTGTAACCTAGTTCAAGATCGGCGCTGGAAACAGGCGTGCCGTCTTCCCATGTGACGCCATCGGCGATTTCAAAGCGGGAGACCAACTGCTTCATGGTAACGGTGCCGCCGGTGAATTCAACATCTTCGCCAGCTGCATTCTTGACCGTTACACCCGCGGCGAGGGCAACCACATCGCCATTAGCATCCACAACCATCGTGCCTTCAGAGACTTCAACGTCATTATTGGTCGTGCCGCCGTTTTCAAGCGTGGGCAGTTCCTTCGTGATCGGCGAGTTCGTGAATTCGTAATTCAGGTGCCATTCCTGTGCAGGGCGGATGATCTGGTAGGCGATGTTCGCCACGAAGGCATCTTCCACGAGGGTGAAGAGGGAAGCCGGTTCCTGAGTAAAGCCGAGGATGACGGTATCCTGTCCAGGGCGAGCCCATTCCTGCACGTTGTAGTTATAGTATTCCTGACCAGGGGTGGGAGCAAAGCCAGTCATGTCAGCCGCGGACGCGAAGGTTTCGGTGCGGTTGAACAGCGGGATGCTCGGAACATCCTTGGTGAATTCCTGTTGAACTATCTTGTATGCAGCAATGCGGTCTGCTTGCACAAGTGTGTTGTTTGCCAGTTTGATGTTCGTGCTTGCAGCTTCGTTACACCAGCCCATGGCGTTCTGACCTTCCCAGCCGTTGGTAGGGAAGGGGATCTGATCACAGGCATATAGGGTCTGGCCACCGGGGTCAGCCTGACCAACCCAGGCAAACGCGCCCAGTTCATAGTCGCGGCGGGCGATACCCGTGGTATCACCAAACCACCAGGAGGCGGGGGCGTGCAGGCGGACGATACGAACACCACAGTCAGCCATCTGCTGTTCCCAGATCGCGGCCCAAGTCTGGCGGAATGTTGCAGATGTGGTGGTGAATTTCAGGGAGAGTTCGTCGCCATCGGCGTTGGTGCGGAAGGACGCGCCTTCAGCGAGCGTCCAGCCGGCTTCTTCGAGCAACGCTTTGCCCTTATCAGGATCAAAATTGTAGATCGTTACGTTATCATCGCCGGCATAAGCCCAGTGGCTCTTGGGGATGAAGGTGTCCATCACAAGACCGGCGCGGGCTTCATCGCTGATCAACGGGTACACCGATTTGAGCAGGTCAGATTTGTTGGTGCAGTATGCAAGAGCCTGACGGACGCGCAGATCGCCCAAGATCGGGTGCGGTGTGGTAAACGCTTCGCGTTCCACTTCCACTTCCTGGGTGACTACAACTTCCTTGGTCTCGACAACGACGACAGGCTCAGCAGGCGACGCCGCAGATCCACATGCGGAAAGCGCCATACTAGCCACCATCAGCAAGCCCAAAACCATCATGAAACGGTTCTTAAACATAGTATTCTCCTCCAGAGAATTTTTGGTGATTTACGAACATTGATTAAACTTGCCCGCACATTGTATTTCTGACCTGCCACCTCCTCTCTTTTAACTAGGGTAATACCAAGCAAAAAACATTATACCCAATTACCGAGGGGCGTCAACCGTATTGCTATTACATATAAAAAGGCATCATATCAACGCGTAAAAACAGTTCTCTAGTATTGTACAGATACACTACTCAAGAACTACATCAGCAAGAAAGCCCCATCGCACAGAAATACAACCGCCGTCAGGCCGCGCTTCGCGATCGTCTGAG contains the following coding sequences:
- a CDS encoding ABC transporter substrate-binding protein: MFKNRFMMVLGLLMVASMALSACGSAASPAEPVVVVETKEVVVTQEVEVEREAFTTPHPILGDLRVRQALAYCTNKSDLLKSVYPLISDEARAGLVMDTFIPKSHWAYAGDDNVTIYNFDPDKGKALLEEAGWTLAEGASFRTNADGDELSLKFTTTSATFRQTWAAIWEQQMADCGVRIVRLHAPASWWFGDTTGIARRDYELGAFAWVGQADPGGQTLYACDQIPFPTNGWEGQNAMGWCNEAASTNIKLANNTLVQADRIAAYKIVQQEFTKDVPSIPLFNRTETFASAADMTGFAPTPGQEYYNYNVQEWARPGQDTVILGFTQEPASLFTLVEDAFVANIAYQIIRPAQEWHLNYEFTNSPITKELPTLENGGTTNNDVEVSEGTMVVDANGDVVALAAGVTVKNAAGEDVEFTGGTVTMKQLVSRFEIADGVTWEDGTPVSSADLELGYKIACDPESGATSFITCDKTAGVEFLTDAVGYVQTWVPGVQDPLYFVPVWPIYPSHQLGDLPAAQWATDPRVAESPLSYGPYKLVEWVKGEKMVFAANEYWVGGAPATPNFVIQFVTPESAEGLLLGGEVDILASETLAGLTQALVDAEAAGTIKTYTEAGGTWEHIDIQLFIR